A genomic segment from Pseudomonas sessilinigenes encodes:
- a CDS encoding sigma-54-dependent Fis family transcriptional regulator, protein MLSAHSRAHVDCVSRVLKNAAHLPQAPVPNLILDSWRRSMEQHHLDPASLQGPRILSEDLLKQCRERSELFLRIASEEVARLHGQVRDADYCVLLTDAQGRTIDYRVESAIRNDCRKAGLYLGTCWSEGEEGTCGVAAVLTSGAAVTVHKRDHFRAAFIGLTCSAAPVFDPQGELLGVLDVSAVRSPDDRRSQHLIRQLVVQSARAIEQAFFMSSAQGYWVLRAHASPGYVDSQPDFLLAWDDDGCLQALNPAARAYLLRRHGQLPRHIAQVFDTQLLQRARDQALWPLDGELHGRLQAPRRPASRPRLQLAGQALDPRVEQSLRLAVRVKDRHLPVLVQGETGSGKEVFARQLHQASQRRERPFVALNCAAIPENLIESELFGYVAGAFTGASSKGMQGLLQQADGGTLFLDEIGDMPLALQTRLLRVLAEGEVAPLGAARRQAVDIQVICATHRDLEALVADGSFREDLYFRLGGARFQLPPLRERSDRLALITKIVEEESQRCGTPLQLGDAALECLLGYRWPGNVRQLRHVLRYACAVCEGPVIQLLDLPEPLRDATTPGPLPAPQTNTSPERQALLDALVRHRWKPLAAARALGISRATLYRRVQQHGIQMPGRSSPAPNG, encoded by the coding sequence ATGCTTTCCGCCCATTCCCGCGCCCATGTCGACTGCGTCAGCCGGGTCTTGAAGAACGCCGCGCACCTGCCCCAGGCGCCGGTACCGAACCTGATCCTCGACTCCTGGCGCCGCTCCATGGAGCAGCACCACCTGGACCCCGCCTCGCTGCAGGGGCCACGCATCCTCTCCGAAGACCTGCTCAAGCAGTGCCGCGAGCGCTCGGAGCTGTTCCTGCGCATCGCCAGCGAAGAAGTGGCGCGCCTGCATGGCCAGGTGCGCGATGCCGACTACTGCGTGCTGCTCACCGACGCCCAGGGCCGCACCATCGACTACCGGGTCGAGTCCGCCATCCGCAACGATTGCCGCAAGGCCGGCCTGTACCTGGGCACCTGCTGGTCGGAGGGCGAGGAAGGCACCTGCGGCGTGGCGGCGGTGCTCACCAGCGGCGCTGCGGTGACGGTGCACAAGCGCGATCACTTTCGCGCCGCCTTCATCGGCCTGACCTGCTCCGCGGCCCCGGTGTTCGACCCCCAGGGTGAACTGCTGGGGGTGCTGGACGTCTCGGCGGTGCGCTCGCCGGACGATCGCCGTTCCCAGCACCTGATCCGCCAGTTGGTGGTACAGAGCGCGCGGGCGATCGAGCAGGCGTTCTTCATGAGCAGCGCCCAGGGCTACTGGGTCCTGCGGGCCCACGCCAGCCCGGGTTATGTCGACAGCCAGCCGGACTTCCTGCTGGCCTGGGACGACGACGGTTGCCTGCAAGCGCTGAACCCCGCCGCCCGGGCCTACCTGCTGCGCCGCCACGGCCAGTTGCCCCGGCACATCGCCCAGGTGTTCGACACCCAGTTGCTGCAACGCGCCAGGGACCAGGCGCTGTGGCCCCTGGATGGCGAGCTGCACGGTCGCCTGCAAGCGCCGCGCAGGCCGGCCAGCCGGCCACGGCTGCAACTGGCCGGGCAGGCGCTGGACCCCAGGGTGGAGCAGAGCCTGCGCCTGGCGGTGCGGGTCAAGGATCGCCACCTGCCGGTGCTGGTCCAGGGCGAGACCGGCAGTGGCAAGGAAGTCTTCGCCCGCCAGTTGCACCAGGCCAGCCAGCGTCGCGAGCGGCCGTTCGTGGCGCTGAACTGCGCGGCGATTCCGGAAAACCTGATCGAGAGCGAACTGTTCGGTTATGTCGCCGGGGCCTTCACCGGAGCCTCCAGCAAGGGCATGCAGGGCCTGCTGCAACAGGCCGACGGCGGCACCCTGTTCCTGGACGAGATCGGCGACATGCCCCTGGCCTTGCAGACCCGCCTGCTGCGGGTACTGGCCGAGGGCGAGGTGGCGCCGCTGGGCGCCGCGCGGCGCCAGGCGGTGGACATCCAGGTGATCTGCGCCACCCACCGCGACCTGGAAGCGCTGGTGGCCGATGGCAGCTTTCGCGAGGACCTGTATTTCCGCCTGGGCGGCGCGCGCTTCCAGCTACCGCCCTTGCGCGAGCGCAGCGACCGCCTGGCGTTGATCACCAAGATCGTTGAAGAAGAGTCCCAGCGTTGCGGCACGCCCCTGCAACTGGGCGACGCCGCCCTGGAGTGCCTGCTGGGCTATCGCTGGCCGGGCAACGTGCGCCAGCTGCGCCACGTACTGCGCTATGCCTGCGCGGTATGCGAAGGGCCGGTGATCCAACTGCTGGACCTGCCCGAGCCACTGCGCGACGCCACCACCCCTGGTCCCCTGCCCGCCCCACAAACCAATACCAGCCCCGAGCGCCAGGCCCTGCTCGACGCCCTGGTGCGCCACCGCTGGAAACCCCTGGCGGCGGCCAGGGCCCTGGGCATCTCCCGCGCGACCCTGTATCGCCGGGTGCAGCAACACGGCATCCAGATGCCCGGCAGAAGCTCCCCTGCCCCAAATGGATAA
- a CDS encoding ATP-NAD kinase family protein, whose amino-acid sequence MSRRPLSVGIIANPASGRDVRRLTANAGLFSSTDKVWVIQRLLAAFGATGIERVLMPTDMTGMAAAVQKNSRSRQAREQHWPELEFLDLTLRQSVEDTRQAARWMAERGVALIAVLGGDGTHKAVATEVGEIPLLTLSTGTNNAFPELREATSAGLAGGLYASGRVSGEIALRRNKRLLVREPARGLCEVALVDVAVSPLAFIGARAISRASDLAEVFVTFAEPQSIGISALCGLWLPVTRQQPHGAWMRLAPGSPEALLVPLAPGLLQGCGVLEAGYLQPGQPQPLCLGAGTLALDGEREIEFNPGDRPTVTLDAGGPLSIDVNAVLEHAARQRLLAIDRSHRQHPMNLQPEDTPGE is encoded by the coding sequence ATGAGCCGCCGCCCGCTGAGTGTCGGCATCATCGCCAACCCGGCCTCGGGCCGCGATGTGCGCCGCCTGACCGCCAATGCCGGGCTGTTCTCCAGTACCGATAAGGTCTGGGTGATCCAGCGCCTGCTGGCGGCCTTCGGCGCCACGGGTATCGAGCGGGTGCTGATGCCCACCGACATGACCGGCATGGCCGCCGCAGTGCAGAAGAACAGCCGCAGCCGCCAGGCCCGCGAGCAGCACTGGCCGGAGCTGGAGTTCCTCGACCTGACCCTGCGCCAGAGCGTCGAGGACACCCGCCAGGCTGCGCGCTGGATGGCCGAGCGCGGGGTGGCGCTGATCGCCGTGCTCGGTGGCGACGGCACCCACAAGGCGGTAGCCACCGAGGTCGGCGAGATCCCGCTGCTGACCCTGTCCACCGGCACCAACAACGCCTTTCCGGAACTGCGCGAAGCCACCAGCGCCGGCCTGGCCGGCGGGCTCTACGCCAGTGGCCGGGTGAGTGGCGAGATCGCCCTGCGGCGCAACAAGCGGCTGCTGGTGCGCGAGCCGGCCCGCGGCCTGTGCGAAGTGGCCCTGGTGGACGTGGCGGTGTCGCCCCTGGCCTTCATCGGGGCCCGGGCCATCAGCCGCGCCAGCGACCTGGCCGAGGTCTTCGTGACCTTCGCCGAGCCGCAGTCCATCGGTATTTCCGCGCTCTGCGGGTTGTGGCTGCCGGTGACCCGGCAACAGCCCCACGGCGCCTGGATGCGCCTGGCACCAGGTTCGCCCGAGGCGCTGCTGGTGCCCCTGGCCCCGGGGCTGTTGCAAGGCTGCGGGGTGCTGGAGGCCGGCTACCTGCAACCGGGCCAGCCCCAGCCCCTGTGCCTGGGCGCCGGCACCCTGGCCCTGGATGGCGAGCGCGAGATCGAGTTCAACCCCGGCGACCGGCCCACGGTCACCCTGGATGCCGGCGGCCCGCTGAGCATCGACGTCAATGCGGTCCTGGAGCACGCGGCGCGCCAGCGCCTGTTGGCCATCGACCGCAGTCACCGGCAACACCCCATGAACCTTCAGCCTGAAGACACCCCTGGAGAATAA
- a CDS encoding thiamine pyrophosphate-dependent dehydrogenase E1 component subunit alpha yields MSTPLNADQLLHAYRVMRTIRAFEERLHVEFATGEIPGFVHLYAGEEASAAGVMAHLRDDDCIASNHRGHGHCIAKGVDVYGMMAEIYGKKTGVCQGKGGSMHIADFEKGMLGANGIVGAGAPLVVGAALAARLQGSDGVSVVFFGDGGSNEGAVFEAMNMASVWNLPCLFIAENNGYAEATASNWSVACDHIADRAAGFGMPGVTVDGFDFFAVHEAAGAAVERARAGEGPSLIEVKLTRYYGHFEGDAQTYRAPDEVKHYREHNDCLMQFRQRTTRSGLVQASQLDGIDAQVQALIEDAVRKAKSDPKPSPADLLSDVYVAYP; encoded by the coding sequence ATGTCGACACCCCTGAACGCTGACCAACTGCTGCACGCCTACCGGGTGATGCGCACCATCCGCGCTTTCGAAGAGCGCCTGCATGTGGAGTTCGCCACGGGCGAGATCCCCGGTTTCGTCCACCTCTACGCCGGCGAGGAAGCCTCGGCCGCCGGGGTCATGGCCCACCTGCGCGATGACGATTGCATCGCCTCCAACCACCGCGGCCACGGCCATTGCATCGCCAAGGGCGTGGATGTCTACGGGATGATGGCCGAGATCTACGGCAAGAAGACCGGGGTCTGCCAGGGCAAGGGCGGCTCCATGCACATCGCCGATTTCGAGAAGGGCATGCTCGGCGCCAACGGTATCGTCGGTGCCGGGGCGCCGCTGGTGGTGGGCGCGGCCCTGGCGGCCCGGCTGCAAGGCAGCGACGGCGTGTCGGTGGTGTTCTTCGGCGACGGCGGTTCCAACGAGGGCGCGGTGTTCGAGGCCATGAACATGGCCTCGGTATGGAACCTGCCGTGCCTGTTCATCGCCGAGAACAACGGCTATGCCGAGGCCACCGCTTCGAACTGGTCGGTGGCTTGCGACCATATCGCCGACCGCGCCGCAGGTTTCGGCATGCCCGGGGTGACGGTGGACGGCTTCGACTTCTTCGCCGTGCATGAAGCCGCCGGCGCCGCCGTGGAACGGGCCCGGGCCGGGGAGGGACCGTCGCTGATCGAGGTCAAGCTGACCCGCTACTACGGCCACTTCGAGGGCGATGCCCAGACTTACCGCGCCCCGGACGAGGTCAAGCATTACCGCGAGCACAACGACTGCCTGATGCAGTTTCGCCAGCGCACCACTCGCTCGGGCCTGGTACAGGCCAGCCAGCTGGACGGCATCGATGCCCAGGTGCAAGCGCTGATCGAAGACGCGGTGCGCAAGGCCAAGAGCGATCCCAAGCCGAGCCCGGCGGACCTGCTCAGCGACGTGTACGTCGCCTATCCCTGA
- a CDS encoding alpha-ketoacid dehydrogenase subunit beta, giving the protein MARKISYQQAINEALAQEMRRDPSVFIMGEDVAGGAGAPGDNDAWGGVLGVTKGLYHQFPGRVLDTPLSEIGYVGAAVGAATRGVRPVCELMFVDFAGCCLDQILNQAAKFRYMFGGKAQTPLVIRTMVGAGLRAAAQHSQMLTSLWTHIPGLKVVCPSSPYDAKGLLIQAIRDNDPVIFCEHKLLYSLQGEVPEESYAIPFGEANFLRDGNDVTLVSYGRTVNTALDAARNLAGRGIDCEVIDLRTTSPLDEDSILESVEKTGRLVVIDEANPRCSMATDISALVAQKAFASLKAPIEMVTAPHTPVPFSDALEDLYIPDAAKIEQAVLNLIEWSRR; this is encoded by the coding sequence ATGGCGAGAAAAATCAGTTACCAGCAGGCCATCAACGAAGCCCTGGCCCAGGAAATGCGTCGCGATCCCAGCGTGTTCATCATGGGTGAAGACGTGGCGGGCGGCGCCGGCGCTCCCGGCGACAACGACGCCTGGGGCGGCGTGCTGGGCGTCACCAAGGGCCTCTACCACCAGTTCCCCGGGCGGGTGCTGGATACCCCGTTGTCGGAAATCGGTTACGTCGGCGCCGCCGTGGGCGCGGCCACCCGGGGCGTGCGTCCGGTGTGCGAGCTGATGTTCGTCGACTTCGCCGGCTGCTGCCTGGACCAGATCCTCAACCAGGCGGCGAAGTTTCGCTACATGTTCGGCGGCAAGGCCCAGACCCCGCTGGTGATCCGCACCATGGTCGGCGCCGGCCTGCGCGCCGCGGCCCAGCATTCGCAGATGCTCACCTCGCTATGGACCCATATCCCCGGGTTGAAGGTGGTCTGCCCCTCGTCGCCCTACGACGCCAAGGGCTTGCTGATCCAGGCCATCCGCGACAACGACCCGGTGATCTTCTGCGAGCACAAGCTGCTCTACAGCCTGCAAGGCGAGGTGCCGGAGGAGTCCTATGCGATTCCCTTCGGCGAGGCCAACTTCCTGCGCGACGGCAATGACGTGACCCTGGTGTCCTACGGGCGCACGGTGAACACCGCGCTGGACGCGGCCCGCAACCTGGCTGGGCGTGGTATCGATTGCGAGGTCATCGACCTGCGCACCACCAGCCCGCTGGACGAGGACAGCATCCTGGAAAGCGTGGAGAAGACCGGGCGCCTGGTGGTGATCGACGAAGCCAACCCGCGTTGCTCCATGGCCACCGACATCTCGGCGCTGGTGGCGCAAAAAGCCTTCGCCTCTCTCAAGGCGCCGATCGAGATGGTCACCGCACCCCATACCCCGGTGCCGTTCTCCGACGCCCTGGAAGACCTGTACATCCCCGACGCGGCGAAGATCGAGCAGGCCGTGCTGAACCTGATCGAGTGGAGTCGCCGATGA
- a CDS encoding acetoin dehydrogenase dihydrolipoyllysine-residue acetyltransferase subunit gives MSQIHTLTMPKWGLSMTEGRVDAWLKEEGQSISKGDEVLDVETDKISSSVEAPFSGILRRQVARQDQTLAVGALLGIVVEGEASDAEIDAVIERFQASFVPGDSAAEDSGPAPQKIELDGRLLRYFERGEGGTPLVLVHGFGGDLNNWLFNHEALAAGRRVIALDLPGHGESAKALQRGDLDELSEVLLALLDHLDIAQAHLVGHSMGGAVCLDTARLAPHRVRSLTLIASAGLGHEINGDYLQGFVEAGNRNALKPQLVQLFSNPELVNRQMLDDMLKYKRLEGVQQALGQLAGTLFTDGRQQADLRSVVQGGEQPVLVIWGSDDRIIPVNHSADLKAQVEVLPGQGHMVQMESAEQVNRLILDFIQQH, from the coding sequence ATGAGCCAGATCCATACCCTGACCATGCCCAAGTGGGGCCTGTCGATGACCGAGGGCCGGGTCGATGCCTGGCTCAAGGAAGAAGGCCAGAGCATCAGCAAGGGCGATGAAGTGCTGGACGTGGAGACCGACAAGATCTCCAGCAGTGTCGAGGCGCCGTTCTCCGGCATCCTGCGTCGGCAGGTGGCGCGCCAGGACCAGACCCTGGCGGTGGGCGCGCTGCTGGGCATCGTGGTGGAGGGCGAGGCCAGCGACGCCGAGATCGACGCGGTGATCGAGCGCTTCCAGGCCAGCTTCGTACCGGGTGACAGCGCCGCCGAAGACAGCGGCCCGGCGCCGCAGAAGATCGAGCTCGATGGCCGCCTGCTGCGCTATTTCGAGCGCGGGGAAGGCGGTACGCCGCTGGTGCTGGTGCACGGTTTCGGCGGCGACCTCAACAACTGGCTGTTCAACCATGAAGCCCTGGCCGCCGGGCGCCGGGTGATCGCCCTGGACCTGCCGGGCCACGGTGAGTCGGCCAAGGCCTTGCAACGGGGCGACCTGGACGAGCTGAGCGAAGTGTTGCTGGCGCTGCTGGATCACCTGGACATCGCCCAGGCGCACCTGGTGGGGCATTCCATGGGCGGAGCGGTGTGCCTCGACACCGCGCGCCTGGCGCCGCACCGAGTGCGCTCCCTGACCCTGATCGCCAGCGCCGGCCTGGGCCATGAGATCAATGGCGACTACCTGCAAGGCTTCGTCGAGGCGGGCAATCGCAATGCGCTCAAACCGCAGTTGGTGCAGCTGTTCTCCAACCCCGAGCTGGTGAACCGGCAGATGCTCGACGACATGCTCAAGTACAAGCGCCTGGAAGGGGTGCAGCAGGCCCTCGGGCAGCTGGCCGGCACGCTGTTTACCGACGGTCGCCAGCAGGCCGACCTGCGTTCGGTGGTGCAGGGCGGCGAGCAGCCGGTGCTGGTGATCTGGGGCAGCGACGACCGGATCATCCCGGTGAACCACAGCGCCGATCTCAAGGCGCAGGTCGAGGTGCTGCCGGGGCAGGGGCACATGGTGCAGATGGAAAGCGCGGAACAGGTCAACCGCCTGATCCTCGACTTTATCCAGCAGCACTGA